A single Hemiscyllium ocellatum isolate sHemOce1 chromosome 18, sHemOce1.pat.X.cur, whole genome shotgun sequence DNA region contains:
- the LOC132824544 gene encoding galanin peptides-like gives MPRFASVLCLSLVLCAAVSHSFGLVLSAKDKRGWTLNSAGYLLGPHAVDNHRSLSDKNGLAGKRELQLEDEIKRGNLLQNLADESAARIAIEFLVYLHLKEIGALDNLPSLLSSEVPQP, from the exons ATGCCGCGATTCGCCAGtgtcctctgtctgtctctagtCTTGTGTGCCGCCGTTTCCCATTCTTTCGGGCTCGTCCTTTCG GCAAAGGATAAACGGGGGTGGACATTAAACAGTGCAGGATACCTACTAGGACCAC ATGCTGTGGACAATCACCGATCCTTAAGTGACAAGAATGGCCTGGCTGGCAAACGTGAACTGCAGCTTGAAGATGAAATTAAGCGTG GTAACTTGCTACAAAACCTTGCTGATGAAAGTGCTGCTCGCATAGCCATTGAATTTCTTGTATACTTGCATCTAAAAG AGATTGGGGCCCTTGACAATCTGCCATCACTGTTATCATCTGAAGTTCCCCAACCGTAG